A window of the Arachis duranensis cultivar V14167 chromosome 5, aradu.V14167.gnm2.J7QH, whole genome shotgun sequence genome harbors these coding sequences:
- the LOC107487436 gene encoding thiol-disulfide oxidoreductase LTO1 translates to MATFTFSMSLSSFRSFVPIWHHRAPNHRSLGLFDVTQRMRLPPPLKCSAAEPDQETKVPATSSGSGEWTHKLTAGIAGIGFLETSYLTYLKLTGSEAFCPIGGSPCGDILNSDYALIFGVPLPLVGMVAYGLVAALGLQLATKKMLPFGIGRSSAQLMVLGTTTSMAAASAYFLFILSTKFSGSTCSYCLLSAFLSFSLFFTAVKDIGLQETNKQVGMQLLIASLVILTLNTSYNNSISASSSLAEMELPYYATEIKNPSSPFSLSLAKHLHSIGAKMYGAFWCSHCLEQKEMFGREAVKELDIVECYPEGFRPGTVMNKACVDAKVDGFPMWVINGQVVSGEVELSELARVSGYNGSAQPS, encoded by the exons ATGGCCACTTTCACCTTCTCCATGTCCCTATCGTCTTTTCGTTCCTTTGTGCCCATTTGGCACCACCGTGCTCCCAACCACCGGAGCTTGGGCCTCTTCGACGTCACGCAGCGTATGAGGTTGCCGCCGCCTCTCAAATGCTCCGCCGCAGAACCCGACCAGGAAACCAAGGTTCCCGCCACTTCCTCCGGCTCCGGCGAATGGACTCATAAGCTGACCGCGGGGATCGCCGGGATCGGCTTCCTTGAAACCTCGTACCTTACCTACCTGAAGCTCACCGGTTCCGAAGCATTTTGCCCTATCGGTGGTTCTCCCTGCGGCGACATACTCAACAGTGATTACGCGCTTATTTtcg GTGTTCCTCTTCCTTTGGTTGGGATGGTGGCGTATGGCTTGGTTGCGGCGCTTGGTCTGCAATTGGCCACAAAGAAGATGTTGCCTTTTGGGATTGGCAGGTCCAGTGCCCAGCTCATGGTGTTGGGAACCACTACCTCCATGGCAGCTGCTAGTGCCTATTTCTTGTTCATTCTCAGCACAAAATTCTCTGGGTCGACTTGCTCGTATTGTTTGCTTTCGGCATTCTTGTCTTTCAGCTTGTTCTTCACCGCAGTAAAG GACATTGGATTGCAAGAGACCAATAAACAAGTGGGCATGCAGTTGCTTATTGCTAGCTTGGTGATTCTCACTCTGAACACCTCCTATAATAATTCTATATCTGCCTCCTCAAG CCTGGCTGAAATGGAATTGCCATATTATGCAACTGAGATAAAAAATCCGTCAAGCCCCTTTTCACTCTCTCTAGCAAAGCATTTGCACTCAATAGGAGCTAAAATGTATGGAGCCTTCTGGTGTTCACACTGCTTAGAACAAAAAGAG ATGTTTGGTCGTGAGGCAGTGAAGGAGTTGGATATTGTGGAATGCTATCCTGAAGGGTTTCGGCCTGGAACTGTGATGAACAAAGCATGTGTGGATGCCAAAGTTGATGGTTTCCCCATGTGGGTTATTAACGGTCAG GTTGTGAGTGGTGAGGTAGAATTATCTGAGTTGGCACGAGTCTCCGGCTATAATGGATCCGCTCAACCTAGCTAG